From a region of the Pedosphaera parvula Ellin514 genome:
- a CDS encoding arylsulfatase, with protein MKTIQHHWTRGLGIAALALAFVGLGVCNAPAQAKKPNILFIMGDDVGWFNIGAYHQGIMSGKTPNLDKLASQGMRFTDYYAEASCTAGRANFITGEIPLRTGLTTVGQAGADVGIPDKACTLATALKAQGYATGQFGKNHLGDLNKYLPTLHGFDEFFGYLYHLDALSDPYWYSFPVDEAYYNKFGPRSVVHCWATDQDDTTEMPRWGKVGKQKVVDEGPLPPFPDMSNVPNMHDLPFLKAKYDMTTFDEVLVKSSIDFMDKAKKDGKPFFVWHNSTRMHVWTFLAKKYSAMQNSKSNFGLEEAGMAQLDDNVGALLKHLDDMGEADNTIVVFTTDNGAEVFTWPDGGMTPFKATKGTVGEGGFRVPCIARWPGHIKPGTVENGIFSGLDWFPTLCAAAGNTDITDQLLKGVKFGDREYKNHLDGYNQMALLEDKGPSARHELFYFGGPHLGAVRLDDFKFQFYQQPWGWPGEKVTTDMPTLVNIRQDPFERTPSTRGQSLNDLGGGYMNDFFAREFWRFVLVQQEVAKLAKTAIDYPPMQDPASFNLDAVKKKIDAAMKEHEGQ; from the coding sequence ATGAAAACAATACAACATCACTGGACGCGCGGCCTTGGGATCGCCGCTCTGGCGCTTGCGTTTGTGGGGCTTGGAGTCTGCAATGCGCCAGCACAGGCAAAGAAACCCAACATTCTGTTTATCATGGGGGACGACGTCGGCTGGTTTAACATTGGTGCCTATCACCAGGGAATCATGTCTGGCAAAACCCCGAACCTCGACAAGTTAGCCTCCCAGGGAATGCGGTTCACCGACTACTACGCTGAAGCGAGTTGCACGGCGGGACGAGCCAACTTCATCACGGGCGAGATTCCGTTGCGCACGGGACTAACCACGGTGGGGCAGGCCGGTGCCGACGTTGGCATTCCGGATAAAGCCTGCACGCTGGCCACGGCGCTCAAGGCGCAGGGCTATGCCACCGGTCAGTTCGGCAAGAACCATCTCGGAGATCTGAACAAATATCTCCCGACACTGCACGGCTTCGATGAGTTCTTTGGTTACCTGTATCACCTTGATGCATTGTCGGATCCGTACTGGTACTCGTTCCCTGTTGACGAGGCCTACTACAACAAGTTTGGCCCGCGCAGTGTGGTGCATTGTTGGGCGACGGATCAGGATGACACCACTGAGATGCCGCGCTGGGGCAAAGTCGGCAAGCAGAAGGTCGTGGATGAAGGCCCTCTGCCTCCCTTCCCGGACATGTCCAACGTGCCCAATATGCACGACCTGCCGTTCCTGAAGGCGAAATACGATATGACGACCTTCGACGAAGTCCTGGTCAAGTCTTCCATCGACTTCATGGACAAGGCCAAGAAAGACGGCAAGCCATTCTTCGTATGGCACAACTCCACGCGCATGCACGTCTGGACGTTCCTCGCCAAAAAATACAGCGCGATGCAGAACAGCAAGTCGAACTTTGGTCTTGAGGAAGCTGGCATGGCTCAGTTGGACGATAACGTCGGAGCGCTGCTCAAACACCTGGACGACATGGGTGAGGCCGACAACACCATCGTGGTATTCACCACCGACAACGGGGCGGAAGTGTTCACCTGGCCTGATGGCGGCATGACACCGTTCAAGGCCACCAAAGGCACCGTCGGCGAAGGCGGTTTCCGTGTGCCATGCATCGCACGCTGGCCGGGCCACATCAAGCCGGGCACGGTCGAGAACGGAATCTTTTCCGGTCTCGATTGGTTCCCGACCTTGTGCGCCGCGGCGGGCAATACCGACATCACTGACCAGTTGTTGAAAGGTGTGAAGTTCGGCGACCGCGAGTACAAGAACCACCTTGATGGTTACAACCAAATGGCTTTGCTTGAAGACAAAGGGCCGTCCGCGCGCCACGAACTCTTCTACTTTGGTGGGCCTCATCTGGGTGCCGTTCGCCTGGATGACTTCAAGTTCCAGTTTTATCAGCAGCCTTGGGGCTGGCCGGGCGAAAAAGTCACGACCGACATGCCGACATTGGTCAACATCCGCCAGGATCCATTTGAGCGAACGCCGTCAACTCGCGGCCAGTCCCTTAACGACCTTGGCGGCGGCTATATGAATGACTTCTTTGCCCGAGAGTTCTGGCGCTTCGTCCTAGTCCAGCAGGAAGTCGCAAAACTGGCGAAAACAGCCATCGATTACCCGCCGATGCAGGACCCGGCATCATTCAACCTCGACGCTGTGAAGAAGAAGATTGATGCGGCAATGAAAGAGCATGAAGGACAGTGA
- a CDS encoding arylsulfatase — translation MALTFVLPGVSEALAQTKKPNILFIVSDDTGYGDLGAYGGGEGRGMPTPNFDRLAKEGMQFYSFYAQPSCTPGRAAMITGRIPNRSGMTTVAFQGQGGGLPKAEWTLGSVLKTAGYKTYFTGKWHLGEADYALPNAHGYDMMEHCFLYHCNAYTYGDPTWFPDMDPKLREMFDKVTKGSMSGNTGEKAHEDWKVNGQYVDTPEKGVVGIPFMDKYIEQSGLKFLEDAAKNTNQPFFISINFMKVHQPNLPAPEFVHKSMSKSKYADSVVELDARIGHIMDKLRELGLDKDTLVFYTTDNGAWQDVYPDAGYTPFRGTKGTVREGGNRVPAIAVWPGKIAPDSKNHDIVGGLDLMATFAAVAGAKLPEKDLEGKPMVFDSYDMTPLLLGKGKCDRTSWFYFTEDELSPGAARVNNYKAVFNLRGDDGQPTGGLAVDSNLGWKGQQKYVATVPQVFDLWADPQERYDIFMNNFTERTWVMITISDEIKKLMKTYVQYPPRKVQSESYTGPITLSAYQRFEWIREQVKKEGINIPLPTGN, via the coding sequence ATGGCATTGACATTTGTGCTGCCCGGAGTTTCCGAGGCGCTGGCGCAGACCAAGAAACCCAACATTCTGTTCATCGTTTCCGATGACACGGGCTACGGCGACCTCGGCGCGTACGGGGGTGGCGAGGGGCGCGGTATGCCGACGCCTAACTTTGACCGGTTGGCGAAAGAGGGCATGCAGTTCTATTCATTCTACGCACAACCGAGTTGCACGCCGGGACGCGCCGCGATGATCACCGGTCGCATTCCCAACCGCAGTGGCATGACAACGGTAGCGTTTCAGGGCCAGGGCGGTGGCTTGCCAAAGGCGGAATGGACACTCGGGTCCGTGTTGAAGACTGCGGGTTACAAGACGTATTTCACCGGCAAATGGCACCTGGGTGAAGCGGACTATGCACTCCCGAATGCGCACGGTTACGACATGATGGAGCACTGTTTCCTCTATCACTGCAACGCCTACACCTATGGCGATCCGACGTGGTTCCCCGACATGGACCCGAAGCTGCGGGAAATGTTCGACAAAGTGACCAAGGGTTCGATGTCAGGCAACACAGGAGAAAAGGCCCATGAGGATTGGAAGGTCAATGGCCAGTACGTGGATACGCCGGAAAAGGGAGTCGTCGGCATTCCGTTTATGGACAAATACATTGAGCAGTCCGGATTGAAGTTCCTGGAGGACGCCGCGAAAAACACAAACCAGCCGTTTTTCATCAGCATCAACTTCATGAAGGTCCACCAGCCGAATCTGCCAGCCCCGGAGTTTGTTCATAAATCCATGTCGAAGAGCAAATATGCGGACTCAGTGGTGGAGTTGGATGCACGCATTGGGCACATAATGGACAAGCTGCGCGAGCTGGGTTTGGACAAGGATACACTGGTTTTCTACACAACTGACAATGGCGCGTGGCAGGATGTGTATCCAGATGCAGGTTACACTCCATTCCGTGGGACAAAGGGAACTGTGCGCGAGGGCGGGAACCGCGTTCCAGCCATTGCGGTGTGGCCGGGCAAGATCGCACCCGATTCAAAGAACCACGACATCGTGGGCGGTCTCGACTTGATGGCCACCTTCGCTGCTGTGGCTGGCGCCAAACTTCCCGAGAAGGATCTCGAAGGAAAACCCATGGTGTTTGACAGCTACGACATGACACCGTTGCTGTTGGGCAAGGGAAAGTGCGACCGCACGTCGTGGTTTTACTTTACCGAGGATGAACTCTCCCCCGGTGCCGCGCGTGTTAACAATTACAAAGCGGTGTTCAACCTGCGCGGGGATGACGGACAGCCGACGGGAGGACTCGCAGTAGATAGCAATCTCGGATGGAAAGGCCAGCAAAAATATGTCGCCACAGTGCCACAGGTTTTCGATCTCTGGGCAGACCCACAGGAACGTTATGACATCTTCATGAACAACTTCACGGAACGCACCTGGGTCATGATCACCATCAGTGATGAGATCAAAAAGCTGATGAAAACGTACGTTCAGTATCCTCCGCGCAAGGTGC